Genomic DNA from Solanum pennellii chromosome 3, SPENNV200:
GCAGATTCGAGGCCTTCAGTTGTGAGCAGTGAACAGCTTTCTAGGCAAAGAGACTTCACTCTCCTGTTGAAAATAACACCAAAACGAAGCTGTGACACCCAAAATCCAACATAATGTTATTTAGTCAATTAGAGGCCCTTTATTCAAGTAAACGAAAAAAGGCAGCCTGGTGCGAAAGCAGCCAACATTCACGCAAGGGGTGTGATGTAGACAACCTACTCTcctaatgcaagcattagtgGCTACTTCCACGGCTCGAATCCGTGAACTATAGGTCACACAGAGACAGCTTTACTGTTGCTCCAAGTGAAAGCAAACAAAATATGATGCTAAATTGCCAGTCAGAACTGAAGCAAGTTCAAAGTACACATATTATTGATAAATCAAGCATCAATAATGAATTGAAACATAACTGTCATGCCATCAACATTATGTGGTTTCTTTAATGCAAGATGGAAGGGTATACTCTTCGAGAAAAGGTAAGGCTTTTTTATTGTTAACACTAATAACTGAAACACCAAGAGGGTGCATGATTACAAAAGCATATACAAACTGGCCTTAAAAATCAATCTATCCTCAACACAGATAGCTAAGGAAATCTATCACACTTATTGATCAAAGGGTATACTATGACCAAAATAAAATGCACTATTACAAGCAAACTATCCCTTCATTTGGCCGTCCATTATACACGAGGGATGGGAGTTACAGCAACACTACAAAgtcatttttaacaaaaataaggaACTACATTTCAAGGTCATAAAGCCTAAACACAATAAGTTCATGTACTTCAAATGCATAACAAAATGCTAATCCAGCACGAAATTTTCCAGCAACAGCAAGCAAAGTAAACGAGAACAGAATAATAAAACCAATACCTTAGACTAGTGGATAGACTGAACATTTCATTATCCAGTCCCCAACAGTTGTGGAAAGTAACCTCTCTAACTTCTTGACATAGTAGAAACAATGTTCTCAAACTCTCCTTATTTCTTAATTGGCATTTCTCGAAATGTAATCTTTCAAGTGTTGGGCAAGATCCTACATCTTCATCAAACCATCCACAATGATCAATACTCTTACAAGACATAAACCTCAAGgtgttcaaattttcacaataGGAAAGAGCAGACAACCAACCACCCTCCATCCTATGATCACGAAGAATCAACTCTTCGAGCATTTGACAACATTGTGCTATTGCCTTAATCCCTTCATAGCTCCCTTCACAACCACTCAGCTCCAGTTTCACCAATCTCTTACATCCCTGAGCTAAAATAGTCAATCCAATATCAGTAACCGAAGATTTATAAAACCCATCAATATTTCCAATCAATCTCAATATCTGCAAGTTCTGACAGGCTGCGATACCACGAAGAACCTGATCATTACATCTGTGCAATTCCAGCACTTGCAAAGTTGGACATTCCTCAGCTACCCCCAACAATCCCAATTCACTAGCATTTACCACCAACAATCTACGCAAATTAGGACACCCACCTGCTAGTATTCTCAACCCATTATCAATCTCATCAGAAGGCAACACAAATCTTTCCTTAAGAAACCAATCTTTCGCATCAGCATTACAATCCACATGAGAAGAAAGCAACCGGTTAGAGCAAAAAACACCTGCATTCCCCGGTGAAATGAGAGACCCATTAACCAAATCAACATGGATAAGATTGGGAAACCGAACAAACAACCGACCCGAAACAAGGAAATCCCAATCAAGAAGCTTAATCGACCGAACGAGACGACCTTGGAGATTGAGCCAGCGTTTAGATACAAGAGAATTAGAATTTCTTTGTGAATCAGGGAGTTTAGAGAGAATGGAAAGAAGTATTTCATcagaaagaagagaaattggatCGGATACAAGTGAGGGAAGAGTGAAATCTAGGGATTTGCGAAGTTGTGGAGAAGGGGATGAAGATGGGGTTTGCTTATTAGACCTGGATTGAAGATGCATAGCGAAAAGGACATGATTGAGTGCTTTCTTGTTCTTGAGCAACAAATCATTCCAGCTAGGAGATGGCGGCCCTTTCAATGGTGACctgaaatttgatttttcagGTGAAAACGCCATTATTTTCTTAGCAGCAGCCAACAAGAAACACCATGAAAGCTCTGGTTGTTTCACTCAAAATCAATCTTGCATAATTTTGTTGTGAGCTGAGAATACTATTTCTTCCTCCTCCCTTTGTATTTTGGTGCAAAGTAGTTTAGGAAAATTTCGATATTTGAGTCTAACGGACTTGTAAGGAGTGGGACCGGGTCTAGGCATCCAAGAATTTGAATTTGGGTAAATGGGGCCCACTACAGGAATTTTGGGGATTTTTCCCGTTTGAAAATGGGCCACTTTTTCCAAATTACTAGTATAATTTACAAGTTTGTTCGTATTGTCTTTTGCCAAAGTGCTAAAGTCCAACATATAAATGGGATGGGATGAGCTACCCACCCTTTCACTCGTTATTCTAATTTGAAAGCATAAAGTATTACAAATCTCAATGATTTAGGCATTATTTATGTTTATTGTGaaagttttttaaattaatttttataatttgtgaatacattattttttattcgctacatatcaaataatatatgtattatgtgtcAGATACATAATTATAAATCAGATTCATATTGAtttagtttgaaataattaatgttaTATATTAACAATAACATTTTGTACTAGTTATATTATACATAAACAAAGTTGTAAGGTATATAATAAAGCTGGAGTGATGTATCTGGATGTTAAGAGAAAGAGGAGGAAACAggagatttttgtaattaattCAAATGGTAGAAATTTTCAGAgattatgttattttaagtcATATAATTACGTAATATTCCAATTTGAAATGTAGTAACTAGTAGTTTTcgttgttttaatttgtttatttaattttgattcattgaatttagataattttaaaaaacgAATTATATAATCTTCAATTAAAGAtgcaaaatttatcaaaaagtcacttcaattatgtattaaatatgcaaaaaaaaaaaagaagagttaGTTGACTAACGGTAAAATTGCCCAATTATGGATACTTCACGCATAAAATTGATCTATTTTTCAagaattaattgatttttctggacaaataattttgtttcaGTTTTTTTTAACCCTCAAAAGAGACATTTTATCATCTCCAAAAAGATGGGAGTGAGGGATGATAATGGGGCGGTGTACGGCCGGGCAATTCGCAAAATTTTTAAATCGCTCTGCCTTGCCTTGTATATCAATACTTTTACATTTTTAACTCGCCCCACATTGGTTGTATAGATCGGCTccgtataatttttttaatattttttttttttagttatgtttgatattaaaaataaaattcataaaaataaattcatttttcaattaagttgtattaatttaataggatagtaacttaatattttattttttagagatCAATTGGGAACAtgcaataaattatattattttttattaaatcattttcatctattatcttgaatattttagtagctttaatgaaattatcttaataaataatattttatcactttataacatgtaaaaagtcaaaattaagtttgaatccacataaaatcacatatacatgCAATCTGCCCCTCCCcgcattaattttaaaaaatccacttcaactcgcccacatctgAGCCGCCCCACATAACCTTAAACCAGCCTCGCCCCCAAATAGCCTTAAACCCACCCCGCCCCATTGTCATTTATAGATGGAGTAGTAAGTACTCTTTCATTCTTAACGAAAAGGTCTCAAATTCGAGTCCCCTTGGGTACAGAATCACCTTTGTCAGGGAGCGTTTTATCTCCCAATGTAAGACTTCCCAACgcaaattcaaatttagtcgGACTCTAATATGGATACCCCGCACCGGGTGagaaaccaaaaagaaaaagaattgagGGATTGAGCCACTCtcagggtgtgtttggtatggaggaaaatgttttccatggaaaacaagtagattttggacttattttctcacgTTTGGTCggtgaatagaaaatattttctagaaatgatttttagattttgatttagaaatgaaaaatgtatttgAGAGACaatcaaacataagaaaataaatccaaaatctacttatttttcagacaaatattttctaaaaaaacattttccataaaaaacattttccttcctaCCGAGCACAACCTCAATTTCCTATTCTTTTCTGAAGGATAGAATGAGTTATCCTTAATTAGTACAACTAGGATGAAGCAAGGGAAACTGTATTAAGATATTTTGTTATTGATCCAACAGATCTAAAAAAGTAGATGAATGATTCATAACATAATATGTACTTAGTTaccattaaaatatttaaaatgataatatagCAATATGAAAGAGGTTGTTTTTCATTCTTGCGGAGTGATTTTTAGGGACagtttttcataaatatatttaagaaaaaattaaaaatagtgtGTGGCTATATAATTCGTCACTCACGAAAAtgttttcataataaaataataatataaacttatgaatattttaatagtttttagaaaatatattctCGAAAGAAATATGATCTCTTTTTCCTAATTAGGAGAGTTCAATGTAATAAACAAAtataaggagaaaaagaaaatgtacATCTATATATGGGGTAAAACTTACGCATTCGATGTTTATACCAAGTCAATGTATGCAtcttatttgtttaaatttataattcatttttacttcattaaatcacATATTAATACATTTTGTATTGACTTAATATAAACACTCAGCGTGAataaattttttcctaaaaaaatattattctggCCAAATTTCCGATTGAAAAGATTTTTCCTATATTATAATCCCAGGACACTTTAGTGTTATCTGAACGATAGTATATAAAGTTGACGACATTCAAGATTTATAATCTATAGATCCAATTTTAAAGTTATGAATTTCATATCTACTggagtatttatttatttatttatttttttaaaaaaatcaatacataaattTACATTCCGCATTAGAAGTTATAGATTTAATTAATCCCGTAATTTCTATTATATGGAAGAGTGAAGTGGGAGGACGATTAagggtaaaaatataatttcacactAACAAAAGTCtattaagaaagataataaataattctaaaaatatctttccatatatgaagtgaataatgatcaagagcaaaaatgtaatttcacgctagcaaaaatctaccaagaataataacaaaaaaattaaatagttctagaaacatcttaagttattgttattagagaaaattaaggaaaaggtgtcaaataagtctcatttttgtttttggtgaCACATTGACCAAGAACTGGTCAAATTctctttaaaatgtaattaagtaaatatgagaccaaattaacatttttaaaactttctaatcttttataaaaaaacaaaaaaaaagtacactTCTATAatttaatccaaattattttttttaaaaaagaatcttttcatcttcttcttcctctctcttctctcttggcggattgttcttttttttcttagaaaCTCGAAAATCGTCTATCTctcctccattatcttcctctCCGACTGACTATCTGTATCTCCATTATTTTCCTCGTCCTCTCCAGTCGTTACTCTCTGTCATCTTTCTGAACTAATATCGTGTTCGACTAGAAATGggtaagttattattttttgaaatattttacgATTTCGAAGTTTTTTTTGgattaatgaataataaaacgTTCTATAGATGTAAAATTGAATATCGACTTAATGGTgtctattatttattatttttgaaagacaaTCGaggaaatgtatatgtattaaCAGAGATACCTTGTTAACATTCAGTGAAAAGTCGTATTCTGTCGCTTGTGTTGTTCTTTTTGTGACcattttgttgatattattttagaaatatagtcTTGTTCAGTTGTCcaacatatattttcatttgttgAAAGATGTATCGTATGTTGCCACATTTAAGTGATATGTTGGTGCATATTCCAACAGTCATCATATGTTGTAACATTTCACTTTAGGTCAACAAAATGGTCATCTTTGGCAACATAAGATTCATATGTGGCAACTTAGGATTCATCTGTGGCAACAAGAATTCATTTGTGGCAACAATATGTACATTTGTGTCAACATATGATTCATCTGACACAACATAAGATCTATATGTGGCAACAAAAATTTATGTGTTGTAATAATAGGTAAATATGTGAcaacataatgttaatttatgACAACGGACTATCCATTTGTGGCAacatattgttattattattttataatgaattgtaaaatctcaatctttttttatttaccttgtaaatgaaatgataaaagaaGCTTCATCTATGACAACAACTTAATCTTTTATTGATGTGCTTCCTCTTTTAACATGAAATGCTATTTTTTTCTATGCGAAGAATGCGAGcagcaacatgattattttattagtcgTGTTAAAAAACTTACTGATATTTTTAAGGAAATGTCTCATAATATTGATGTCCAAAGATGTAACAAcccaaaagtaccccctagaagttagggagaacccatGGGTCGGAACAATtgtgtacttgacctttcggaggtcttgtacaagccttagctatcattcattacataagacatgaaaagtagtgcgaaattaaaacttttcacgaataaattaataaatagaaCATCTTTTAAAAGTTAAGGATTTGATCTCGTCCACCCAAGCCAACTTAACGACACGATAATAATATCTTAGCGACTGGCTCTTtacattaaatgaaaaatacataagaaatcTATAGAATAGAAACTAAGAAATATGACTAtgcctcgaatatatgaggacatacttaatCTTGAGAGAATCTTTCCCAAGCTTGTCTTCTAGTCTTTCAAAAGctttcaacctatacttattaagtatagaaaagtatggggtaaGTACAagacaatgtactaagtatgacatatgcaaaatacacgcaaaaagggacatttagtaaaatTAAGCTTTCATGTCAAATTGATAAAACCTTCATATTTAAGAGTTGAAATAGTATAAGGATTatcatttaacacataataaaagaatcacataattttaaaatcaagtGACACATTACAGTAACATCAAGAATTGTTACAGTGAACACAGTGAATACATTACAGTGAATGGCACAGTCCAAGTCATGTGAACCCTTTTTCTTTGAGTTTTTCTTAACCAAGTTATCTTAAGACTCCCTAAGGCAAGACAAGAAgggaccacccatacaccctcttcaaggaACACCAAAACGATTCTTAAAACCACCAATCATAGACTTACCTTGTATGGAAATCAAGTCCACACTCTTGGCTAAACAAGTGTagaacattcattcatatggaCTTCATGTAAGTACCCTTCTCCAATAGGACTTATAGGTCACACTAaatgcaatgtgagagtagcatcccatactactagtcccacttagtgctcctaaTGGATTCCCTTGGATTAAGCACTTTACAATagtcattcataacttcattttcCTAACACTTAAGTTTAACTTGCTCCATTAATATTAGAACTTAATTCATCTAACCTCATTAAGACACATGATAACTCATTCATTTACTTCATatagaacacaccaagactctcctttcggaaggtctacttagtgcaatggatagatagcatcgcataccaccacctaccctaagtagtacgttcttttaggagacttagttcatacacttcatacaaagcacaccaagactccctttggaaggtctacttagtgcaatgaataaatagtgtctcataccaccacctaccctaagtagtacattcttttaggagacttggttttttcattctttcatgaGGGAATAACTTTAACCGACGtagaccatgagagatagacatggaatcccgatattaccATTATCTGACGATGGTTCCCCACTTGCCTAGGATGGGGTCTTTCTCTTAGATTTACATGGCTTTTCTAATAGCTACaactatgcgggcacatagttacggaatagagattgctactaagtaactcactctCTACTAACAAGGATTACTCAtttcaagaggtacattgggtacGACATCTCTACTTACAATGTGCACCCACCcctttttcaaattctttcggtgctaagcataacttcccacggagtcttaaacatttGTTACTAAAGGTCAAGAATAACTTTTGAATACACCATCTCTACTCACAATGGGTATCCATCCTCCAACCTacattagaaagctcttgggaggTAGTgcggttgctactaaacacttcatctcaactcacaatgaGTGCTCACCCTAAAACTCTTTCattcacattttttaaattaattcatccATCTACTcaaagtgtgtgtgtacatgtgagcacacctttaacataaatcattacattcataacaTTGAATTCTAGACATGCTTACACTTTCATTCACCATTTCTTGCACACTAGCATGCTCAACATACACACTTACTTCTTTTAGACATAATCTAAGCAAGACATTCTATTCAGGTTCATAATACACATCAACAAGAACCAACTTCATTATCACCTCATTTCACACATTAGGCCTTCAAAGGCACACTCACCTTACATACCAAATATATCCAAAGACATCAAGTAAataccgccaccaagaaggtggaccataccactcaagagcaattcATAATAAGAAGTATACAATATAAGTAACTCACCATTAACCAAGTCATCACCACCTATAACCAATttctcaataattcatcataataaggcccttagggcagtatctaaatcataataatagCATAAGAAACCAAAACTCACACCTTACACAAACATGTTCACTTAACCCACTCTttaagctaaaagttaaaaatatacatatacaagagTTTATTAGGGTTTTGacactaaaaataatcaattaatactaTAAGAAACACATTTTAATCATTacaacacttttacaagaagacccatgcttaaaatcaaggatagaagaaaatagaattttgaaaaccctttttgaaatcttttagaaatgactccttgaatggaagagggttcaaggagGAATACCAAACCTCAAATGCAATAAAAACCACTAATTTTTGGTGAAGGTACACGTCCAACTAACCCTCCTAGTTCTCCTTGAGTGTTAGCTCCAATTGTGACTTTGAGAAAGTTTGTCGTTAGAGAGACAGTTTGAATATTGAAGTaagggtcttgtctaggtccaggacttaaaactaatctaatataacttaaaaacactaaaaatatcatcctaAGGTAccaaaagacttggggtgaattcacacaaaacaccccaagttggCAGCAGACGAGAAAACTTTTGCAGGCCCTCATCGACGTTCTCAATGACAGACCGTCGATGCGTCGACGTACCATTGATGAGGGCTCGTGGTTTGGGTCTAAAACTCCCAAACCAGCAGGCATTATTGTCCATACGACGGACCACGTCGACGAGCCGTCGTCTGGTCTACTGGTCGTCGATTGGCTCGTCGATGGACACTGCTTTTTAGTAGTTTTTGTCCTAGAGTTAGGTTactcttctagggcccctcgtgggtTCTAGATGGAGTCGTAtccggacgttaaacccctaaacatagtcgtctaggtcttaggaacatcccacacaatttcaaacaaaacaaacatgtaaaatTTACTCAagcacatcaagacacacaagcactttctaaggcatatctttcgaatgtcatggacgtttgtcctccaaacttcacacactgactatgaacatcaatataactcattttaacttaaaattaactcaataaacaatcaagaagctctagttcaccttagtttattttagggtgttacaaaaGATCCAAAAAGATTTCACAGCCTTTGAAGTGTAGGAGGTTGAATAAATCTATTTCCCAAACACTTTCTATAACTagtgagaagaaagaaaaggagaagaaggcaaagaaggagaaggagaaggagaagaaggcaaaataggagaaggagaagaagaaggcaaatgagaaggagaaggagaagaaggcagtaaagaaggagaaggagaaaaagaaagaaaaaacaaaagcgaaaaataaagagaagaaagtcAGAGTCGTCAGTTATGATGTGAAGCGACAATAtccatttgaaggttttaacattGACGGCGAGGGTCCAACTAAACTAATGTCATCCTTCTCGCAATGGATAAACGAGGGTCTTTACAAGCATCATGTAAAAAAGTAAGTTAGGTCGttcaactattattattattttttcttgttgttcaCTAAATAAAATGATTACATAATTGCAGAGGAAACAAGGACGACACTACTTAGCCAATTGCTCGAAACTTGATTTTGACCAACTTAATTTTGTAGTTGCATTTCCAAATAATAAGGACTTGTTTTACGTAATGTCTCAACCCAATAAGTGTTGGAATGACGAGATAAATCCATACCCACTTTTATGTATTGtttaatacatgaatatatacaattaaactGATACACTTGTTTGATACATGGGTGCAGTATGTGGATgtcatattttactatttgcGTAAGAAGTCGAAGCAACAGATTCATTCTAAATATCAATATACCACCACTAgttcttttttcaaaacatacattGACAAAGCTAGTGAATATGAGTATAAAATCGTTGACATAATGAAAGGGTTTTCTATACCTGGTGGACTGTTTTGGCACTTGACAGATGATGTTTATGTCCCTGTAAATAGTAATGGGGAATTCCATTGGGTCTTGGCAGTCGTTGCATTAAAGGAACGGTGCATAAAAGTGTATGATTTCATGTCCTCAACTAGGTCTAATAGAAAATTATCCTCCGAGCTTCAAAAGTTGTCTACAATGTTGCCAAAGTACCTTGAGTTAAGTGGATTTTTTGAGCAAAAAGAGTGAACCAACTGGTCAGTTCTTGAATGTTATCAAGGAAAGAACAAATCTCACCCATTCGAAGTCATACATGTTACTGGTATTGTCCAACACAAAAGCAGTAGTCTGTAAgtatcactttatttttttgtcttacgACTATCGAAATGTGATATTATATTTTCTGATTGATGATATACCATGCAAAGATTGTGGACTTTTTGTTGCTGCATACGCTGAGTTTTTGAGTGATGGATTAGAAGTACCATTTTTTGAAATTAGTGTTGACACCCTTCACTTGAGATATGCTTCACTCCTATGGAATTATAGGATTATAAAGGCTCGAAAATGGCTATGTTAGTAACAATGAAGATCCAAGGATGCCTAGACCTAAAAAAGCTAAGATCGATGAAAATGTTGTGTTTACAACCATTGATAAAAATTGATTTagtatcattttcatcatcacaaaTCAAGTAACGAAAAGTCGAGCTGATGAAAATTGATTTAGTATTGCATGCGTCCCGAAATTTGGTTTAACCAAAGGCCAATAAATTTAGTTgtgtgttaaaaaaaataaaaaagactgaCAGATAAAAAGACTGatgaaaatcaaataatatcatTACATCCATGCGAAGCGAGAGGTCGTATcggagagagagaaaaaaaagcaCCAAAACAAAAGCGGCATTGNtatatatatatattcatttttgatAAAGTATGTTGTATGATGTATGATtcattgtaatattttttttctcattaaattATAATGTTCATTGTTTATTcattgtaaattaataaatcattgTAATATTCATGAtctcttaataattatatattattcattgtagttttactaaatatatttagtgtattttattttattttctatgaaaAAACATTCAGTGTATGACGATGATAAAATAGACAGTGTTGATGATCAAGTTTAAGATGATACAATACATTTTGATTCTAGtatcttttttataaaataagggTCTCTCGAAAATATATCATCTTATCGATAATTTTCTTCATTGGCCCACTTGgaactagaaaaagaaaatatgactCAAATTTGACTTCACCCAAAAAGTAAACACTTGATCTTGATTAAAAAAAGGTGACTACCTTACTTAAGCAAATTTGATTTTATGGTCTTCttctttatttgaaaaaatcgCATGTAAGCCCAGTCGTTTTGCCAAGCATTTCACGTGAATTACACCAGCGTAAAGCACGTTAAAATTCACATCTACAATCctcaataattaaaaatgagtATTATAGCCATCTATATCTATCCCCAATTTTCAAGTTAAGTACCGCTAAATTATAACCTTGATAAATCCTGATAgcgttaaaattttaaaaatttatttagtctATCTGGcttgaaaaagttaaaagttgtaAATATGGGTTAACACGAAATTTTAGGGAAAAATTGGTtttgagtaaaaaaaaattaaaat
This window encodes:
- the LOC107012789 gene encoding F-box protein At5g07670-like isoform X2, with amino-acid sequence MAFSPEKSNFRSPLKGPPSPSWNDLLLKNKKALNHVLFAMHLQSRSNKQTPSSSPSPQLRKSLDFTLPSLVSDPISLLSDEILLSILSKLPDSQRNSNSLVSKRWLNLQGRLVRSIKLLDWDFLVSGRLFVRFPNLIHVDLVNGSLISPGNAGVFCSNRLLSSHVDCNADAKDWFLKERFVLPSDEIDNGLRILAGGCPNLRRLLVVNASELGLLGVAEECPTLQVLELHRCNDQVLRGIAACQNLQILRLIGNIDGFYKSSVTDIGLTILAQGCKRLVKLELSGCEGSYEGIKAIAQCCQMLEELILRDHRMEGGWLSALSYCENLNTLRFMSCKSIDHCGWFDEDVGSCPTLERLHFEKCQLRNKESLRTLFLLCQEVREVTFHNCWGLDNEMFSLSTSLSFVLVLFSTGE
- the LOC107012789 gene encoding F-box protein At5g51370-like isoform X1, with translation MAFSPEKSNFRSPLKGPPSPSWNDLLLKNKKALNHVLFAMHLQSRSNKQTPSSSPSPQLRKSLDFTLPSLVSDPISLLSDEILLSILSKLPDSQRNSNSLVSKRWLNLQGRLVRSIKLLDWDFLVSGRLFVRFPNLIHVDLVNGSLISPGNAGVFCSNRLLSSHVDCNADAKDWFLKERFVLPSDEIDNGLRILAGGCPNLRRLLVVNASELGLLGVAEECPTLQVLELHRCNDQVLRGIAACQNLQILRLIGNIDGFYKSSVTDIGLTILAQGCKRLVKLELSGCEGSYEGIKAIAQCCQMLEELILRDHRMEGGWLSALSYCENLNTLRFMSCKSIDHCGWFDEDVGSCPTLERLHFEKCQLRNKESLRTLFLLCQEVREVTFHNCWGLDNEMFSLSTSLRRVKSLCLESCSLLTTEGLESALLSWKEIQSLKVISCGNIKDSEISPALSTLFSMLIDFRWRPDTKSLLSAGLVGTGMRKRGSKLFKKTCDWKSLPGA